The proteins below come from a single Mesobacillus jeotgali genomic window:
- a CDS encoding succinate dehydrogenase cytochrome b558 subunit, translating to MAGRQEFYWRRLHSLLGVIPVGLFLMQHLVVNHFATGGEESFNNAAHFMEQLPFRYFLEIFIIFLPLLFHAIYGLYIAFTAKNNIGQYGYFRNWMFMLQRVSGVITLIFVAWHVWETRIAAAFGAEVNFQMMETILSSPFMLWFYLIGVISTTFHFANGLWSFFVSWGITVTPRSQVISTYVTIGVFIALSIVGVRAILAFV from the coding sequence ATGGCAGGTAGACAAGAGTTTTATTGGCGGAGGCTGCATTCTTTGCTGGGTGTCATTCCAGTAGGTCTTTTCCTTATGCAGCACCTTGTAGTCAACCATTTTGCTACAGGGGGAGAAGAATCATTCAATAACGCAGCACATTTTATGGAGCAATTGCCTTTCAGGTACTTTTTAGAAATTTTCATTATCTTCTTACCGTTATTATTCCATGCAATTTACGGTCTTTATATTGCTTTTACGGCTAAAAACAATATAGGCCAATATGGCTATTTCAGAAACTGGATGTTCATGCTTCAGCGTGTGTCAGGTGTGATTACTTTGATTTTCGTAGCTTGGCATGTATGGGAAACTCGTATTGCCGCAGCATTTGGTGCAGAAGTTAACTTCCAGATGATGGAGACGATCCTTTCATCTCCATTCATGCTTTGGTTCTATTTAATTGGTGTCATCTCTACAACTTTCCACTTTGCGAACGGATTATGGTCATTCTTCGTGAGCTGGGGAATCACTGTAACACCACGTTCTCAAGTGATTTCTACTTACGTCACTATCGGAGTTTTCATTGCGCTTTCCATCGTAGGTGTCCGCGCAATCCTAGCATTTGTATAA
- a CDS encoding YslB family protein encodes MSEITTSEQKTESEPLAVTAFGYELVREVLLPELLGKDTPEILYWAGKRLARKYPLSTLDETFRFFHDAGWGALTIKEESRREMVLELSSELISSRLKNNPNSTFQLEAGFIAQQMEQQKKVTVEAFEHPNKKSSKILFTVKWDKSDLIE; translated from the coding sequence ATGAGTGAAATAACTACTTCAGAGCAAAAAACAGAGAGCGAGCCACTGGCCGTCACTGCGTTTGGATATGAATTGGTCAGGGAAGTCCTCCTGCCGGAATTGCTCGGCAAAGATACACCAGAAATCCTGTATTGGGCCGGAAAACGCCTCGCCCGGAAATATCCTTTATCAACCCTTGACGAAACCTTCCGCTTCTTCCATGATGCCGGCTGGGGTGCATTAACCATTAAAGAAGAATCCCGAAGAGAAATGGTGCTTGAACTTAGCAGCGAGCTAATTTCCTCACGATTGAAAAATAACCCCAATTCCACTTTCCAGCTAGAAGCCGGTTTCATTGCCCAGCAAATGGAACAACAGAAAAAAGTAACAGTCGAAGCCTTCGAACACCCAAATAAAAAATCATCGAAAATCCTGTTTACGGTCAAATGGGATAAGAGTGATCTGATTGAATGA
- a CDS encoding aspartate kinase, which produces MGLIVQKFGGTSVGNVERIRNAASRTAEELQNGNNVVVVVSAMGKTTDHLVDMANDISSAPSKREMDMLLTTGEQITIALFSMALAQNGIDAVSYTGWQAGIKTEPVHGNARIVDIETDRIARDLESGKVVIVAGFQGVTDDGEITTLGRGGSDTTAVALAAALKADKCDIYTDVTGVFTTDPRYVKSARKLLSVSYDEMLELANLGAGVLHPRAVEFAKNYGLPLEVRSSMEKERGTIIEEENEMEQNLIVRGVAFEDQITRVSVLGVSTSLKGLSTIFTTLAQNHINVDIIVQSRTEAGLANISFSIKSNDLPEALDVLERNKEALNYQAVESETGLAKVSIVGSGMVSNPGVAAKMFEVLEGHGIQVKMVSTSEIKVSTVVDEKQMVNAVESLHEAFELYSEAVKTN; this is translated from the coding sequence ATGGGATTGATTGTACAGAAATTTGGCGGAACATCGGTTGGCAATGTCGAAAGGATCAGGAACGCTGCCAGCAGGACAGCGGAAGAACTGCAGAACGGCAATAATGTGGTCGTTGTTGTATCAGCAATGGGCAAGACGACAGACCATCTTGTCGACATGGCGAATGATATTTCCAGCGCGCCATCAAAAAGAGAGATGGATATGCTGTTGACAACAGGTGAGCAAATTACGATCGCACTTTTTTCAATGGCATTAGCGCAAAATGGCATTGATGCGGTTTCCTATACAGGCTGGCAGGCAGGGATCAAAACTGAACCTGTCCATGGGAACGCCAGGATTGTTGATATCGAGACCGACAGGATTGCCAGAGATTTAGAGAGTGGCAAGGTTGTCATTGTCGCGGGATTCCAGGGAGTTACGGATGATGGTGAAATCACCACACTTGGCCGCGGCGGCTCAGATACCACGGCAGTAGCCCTTGCGGCGGCTCTGAAGGCTGATAAATGCGATATCTATACCGATGTGACCGGTGTGTTCACGACCGATCCAAGATATGTGAAGAGCGCGAGGAAATTGCTTAGCGTTTCCTATGATGAAATGTTAGAGCTGGCCAATCTGGGGGCAGGCGTGCTGCACCCGCGTGCGGTGGAATTCGCGAAAAACTATGGATTGCCGCTTGAAGTAAGATCCAGCATGGAAAAAGAAAGAGGCACGATCATCGAGGAGGAGAATGAAATGGAACAGAATTTAATCGTACGCGGAGTAGCGTTTGAAGACCAAATCACGAGAGTATCAGTCCTAGGAGTTAGCACTTCATTAAAAGGACTTTCAACTATATTCACAACACTGGCACAGAACCACATCAATGTCGACATCATTGTCCAGAGCCGTACAGAAGCGGGATTAGCGAATATCTCGTTCTCCATTAAGAGTAACGACCTCCCGGAGGCACTGGACGTATTGGAAAGAAATAAAGAAGCATTGAACTATCAGGCGGTGGAATCCGAAACCGGCCTTGCAAAGGTGTCGATTGTAGGTTCGGGAATGGTTTCAAACCCTGGTGTAGCTGCCAAAATGTTCGAAGTCCTTGAAGGACACGGAATCCAGGTAAAGATGGTAAGCACATCCGAAATCAAAGTCTCTACTGTAGTTGATGAAAAACAAATGGTAAACGCAGTAGAATCATTGCATGAAGCATTTGAGCTATACTCCGAAGCAGTTAAGACGAATTAA
- the uvrC gene encoding excinuclease ABC subunit UvrC, which translates to MNEQIRNKLALLPAQPGCYLMKDRQGTIIYVGKAKVLKNRVRSYFTGSHDGKTLRLVNEIEDFEYIVTSSDMEALLLEINLIKKYDPKYNIMLKDDKSYPFIKLTAERHPKLIITRKVKKDSGKYFGPYPNVQAANETKKLLDRIYPLRKCSTLPDRVCLYYHMGQCLAPCVKDISRDEYKQITDEITRFLNGGYKEIKEDLTAKMAAAAEELDFERAKEFRDKIAHIEATMEKQKMTTTDFTDRDVFGYAVDKGWMCVQVFFIRQGKLIEREVSMFPIHNEPEEDILTYLGQFYSKNEHFKPKEVLVPEGVDLELAEGLLEVKVLKPQRGKKKELVHLASKNAGIALKEKFSLIERDEERTIKAVENLGKQMGIYTPHRIESFDNSNIQGTDPVSAMIVFIDGKPEKREYRKYKIKSVKGPDDYESMREVVRRRYTRVLKEGLPLPDLIIIDGGKGHIESARDVLENELGLDIPIAGLAKDDKHRTSQLLYGNPLQVIELERNSQEFYLLQRIQDEVHRFAITFHRQLRGKSAFQSLLDDIPGIGEKRKKALLKHFGSVKKMRDASVEELNAAGLPANVAEELFQKLQD; encoded by the coding sequence ATGAATGAACAGATCAGGAATAAGCTTGCTCTTCTCCCTGCTCAGCCAGGTTGTTATTTGATGAAGGACAGGCAGGGGACCATCATTTATGTAGGGAAAGCCAAAGTATTGAAGAACAGGGTCCGTTCTTATTTTACAGGATCGCATGACGGTAAAACTCTTCGACTGGTCAATGAAATTGAGGATTTTGAGTATATCGTCACCTCCTCTGATATGGAAGCGCTGCTTCTCGAAATCAATTTGATCAAAAAATATGACCCGAAATACAATATCATGCTCAAGGATGATAAATCATACCCGTTCATCAAGCTGACTGCGGAACGGCATCCAAAGCTGATCATTACGAGAAAAGTAAAGAAGGACAGCGGCAAATACTTTGGGCCATATCCAAATGTACAGGCGGCCAACGAGACAAAAAAACTGCTGGACAGGATTTATCCGCTCCGAAAGTGCTCGACGCTGCCAGACCGCGTCTGCCTCTATTACCATATGGGCCAATGTCTAGCACCCTGCGTCAAGGACATCAGCAGGGACGAGTATAAGCAGATTACGGATGAAATCACTCGCTTCCTCAATGGGGGCTATAAGGAAATCAAGGAAGATTTGACGGCTAAAATGGCTGCAGCTGCCGAGGAATTGGATTTTGAACGAGCGAAGGAATTTCGCGACAAGATCGCCCATATAGAGGCAACGATGGAAAAGCAGAAGATGACGACGACGGACTTTACCGACCGCGATGTATTCGGCTATGCGGTCGACAAGGGCTGGATGTGTGTTCAGGTCTTCTTTATCCGTCAGGGAAAGTTGATTGAACGGGAAGTTTCAATGTTTCCGATCCACAATGAACCTGAAGAAGATATCCTCACATACCTGGGGCAATTTTATTCGAAAAATGAGCATTTCAAGCCGAAGGAAGTACTGGTACCTGAGGGAGTGGACCTGGAATTGGCAGAGGGTCTGCTTGAAGTGAAAGTCCTAAAGCCGCAGCGCGGGAAGAAGAAGGAACTAGTCCACCTGGCGTCCAAGAACGCGGGTATCGCCCTGAAAGAAAAGTTTTCACTAATCGAGCGTGATGAGGAACGGACCATCAAGGCTGTTGAAAACCTTGGCAAGCAAATGGGCATTTACACCCCTCATCGGATTGAGTCCTTCGATAACTCGAACATTCAGGGAACCGATCCGGTATCAGCGATGATTGTTTTTATCGACGGCAAGCCTGAAAAAAGGGAATACCGCAAATATAAAATTAAATCAGTCAAAGGTCCGGATGACTATGAATCCATGAGGGAAGTTGTCAGGCGCAGGTATACACGTGTCCTGAAAGAGGGATTGCCGCTGCCGGATTTGATCATCATCGATGGCGGAAAAGGACATATCGAGTCCGCGCGTGATGTACTTGAAAATGAATTGGGACTTGATATCCCGATTGCCGGTCTGGCGAAGGATGACAAGCACAGGACCTCCCAGCTGCTTTACGGTAATCCGCTGCAGGTGATCGAACTGGAGCGTAACAGCCAGGAGTTTTACCTGCTGCAAAGAATCCAGGATGAGGTCCACCGGTTCGCGATTACCTTCCACCGCCAGCTAAGAGGCAAAAGCGCTTTTCAGTCACTCCTCGATGATATTCCAGGCATTGGCGAAAAGCGCAAGAAGGCCCTGTTGAAGCATTTCGGTTCGGTGAAAAAAATGAGGGACGCCTCTGTGGAAGAGTTGAACGCTGCCGGCCTGCCGGCAAATGTGGCAGAGGAGCTATTTCAGAAATTACAGGATTAA
- a CDS encoding FTR1 family iron permease has protein sequence MEVQALLITFREVLEALLIIGIITTYLKRTGNPKYTKYVWLGAGLAVLASIGVAILFQVVFTGFAAMGSEIYLKIGIMIVSTVLLTQMVFWMASHSKDLKGNMEGKMKKFITTGNIVGMVIHSFLVVLREGIETVFFFAAITGGNIGAAMQGWGAITGTLIAVAVSYMFFKGTMKVKLKTFFQITGAFIILISAGLLVQAISMMQDVNIIGSVMYHVYDITWLLPEHPIDYAHYLRDTGVAPLISGDVGIFLKALFGYSSMPSIEEVIAYFGYFAAIFLLTSSRSPKKEKAADNKAAENKQVVLNPQVK, from the coding sequence ATGGAAGTTCAAGCGTTATTGATTACATTTCGGGAAGTATTGGAAGCGTTATTAATCATCGGAATCATCACAACCTATTTAAAGAGAACAGGTAATCCAAAGTATACAAAGTATGTATGGCTGGGTGCCGGACTTGCTGTTTTGGCAAGTATCGGAGTTGCGATTTTGTTCCAGGTTGTGTTCACAGGCTTCGCTGCAATGGGCAGTGAAATTTATTTGAAAATAGGAATCATGATTGTGTCCACTGTTCTCTTGACCCAGATGGTATTCTGGATGGCAAGCCACAGTAAGGACCTTAAAGGCAATATGGAAGGCAAAATGAAGAAATTCATCACGACAGGTAATATTGTCGGTATGGTCATCCATTCATTCCTTGTCGTCTTGCGTGAAGGTATTGAAACGGTCTTCTTCTTTGCAGCAATCACAGGTGGTAACATCGGTGCTGCCATGCAGGGATGGGGAGCTATCACAGGTACATTGATTGCCGTTGCCGTCTCTTACATGTTCTTCAAAGGTACTATGAAGGTTAAGCTTAAGACTTTCTTCCAAATTACGGGTGCATTCATTATCCTGATTTCTGCCGGATTGCTCGTTCAGGCAATTTCAATGATGCAGGATGTAAACATTATCGGAAGTGTTATGTACCATGTTTATGATATAACGTGGCTACTGCCGGAACACCCGATTGATTATGCGCATTATCTTCGTGATACTGGTGTCGCACCGCTGATCTCTGGCGATGTGGGCATCTTCCTGAAGGCTCTGTTTGGATACTCATCTATGCCTTCAATTGAAGAGGTAATCGCATATTTTGGCTACTTTGCTGCGATCTTCCTGCTGACTTCATCACGCAGTCCTAAGAAAGAAAAGGCTGCTGACAATAAGGCAGCAGAGAACAAGCAAGTAGTATTGAATCCACAAGTAAAATAA